In Malania oleifera isolate guangnan ecotype guangnan chromosome 8, ASM2987363v1, whole genome shotgun sequence, a single window of DNA contains:
- the LOC131162599 gene encoding AP2/ERF and B3 domain-containing transcription factor At1g50680-like: MHAVIEQEASIIVALHSQFSMKDFPTEEDVVSMISYAKTKAKDYDSNSSNSRYWPPNKLRKIQDTSTTMTSPSRFKGVVMLHNGNWGAQIYSNHQRIWLGTFKSDKDAAMAYDSAAIKLRSEDLHRNFPWNSLSAQEPIFQSHLTTVAVLNMIKDGTYRLRFKDYLRNQFYNASDKVELSLAPTRHANDANKEGVSSCQQLFQKELTLSDVGKLNRLVIPKKYAVRHFPQLSEGQDSTHLVIFDKQMKPWTFRYCYWKSSQSFVFTKGWNKFVKEKELKEKDVIAFYQCESKRAMKEGRPFLMIDKEVENKLNFAKEWEGMEIRKAAPEDNEGIRLFGVQIG; the protein is encoded by the exons ATGCATGCAGTGATTGAACAGGAAGCCAGCATCATCGTCGCTCTTCATTCTCAGTTCAGCATGAAAG ATTTTCCCACGGAAGAAGATGTGGTAAGCATGATATCCTATGCCAAAACAAAAGCAAAAGATTATGATTCCAACAGCAGCAATAGTAGGTACTGGCCGCCGAATAAGTTGCGCAAAATACAAGACACTAGTACTACTATGACCTCCCCATCAAGATTCAAAGGTGTTGTGATGTTGCACAATGGGAACTGGGGTGCACAAATCTACAGCAACCACCAGCGAATCTGGCTCGGCACATTCAAATCCGATAAGGATGCTGCTATGGCATATGACAGCGCAGCCATCAAGCTTAGAAGCGAAGATTTGCACCGAAACTTCCCATGGAATAGCTTGAGTGCTCAAGAGCCTATTTTCCAAAGCCACCTCACTACGGTAGCAGTTCTAAACATGATCAAAGACGGAACCTACCGATTGAGGTTCAAGGACTATTTGAGGAATCAATTTTACAATGCCAGTGACAAGGTAGAGCTCAGCCTTGCTCCTACTAGACATGCGAATGATGCCAATAAGGAAGGAGTATCCTCATGTCAACAACTGTTCCAAAAAGAGCTTACTCTTAGTGATGTAGGGAAACTCAATAGGCTTGTGATTCCAAAGAAATATGCTGTGAGACATTTTCCTCAGCTCTCTGAAGGGCAAGACAGCACGCATTTAGTCATCTTCGACAAGCAAATGAAGCCATGGACGTTTCGCTATTGCTATTGGAAGAGCAGTCAGAGCTTTGTTTTCACCAAAGGGTGGAACAAATTTGTCAAAGAGAAGGAGCTAAAGGAAAAAGATGTGATCGCCTTCTATCAGTGCGAGAGTAAAAGAGCTATGAAAGAAGGAAGGCCGTTCCTTATGATCGACAAAGAAGTCGAAAATAAGCTAAATTTTGCTAAGGAGTGGGAGGGTATGGAAATAAGAAAAGCAGCCCCTGAGGATAATGAAGGCATTAGGCTTTTTGGTGTACAAATTGGGTGA